The genomic stretch ACGATGTTAATGTAATAGATTAAAAAAGTATTATCCGGAGGAGAGGTAAAGGAGTATAAGTCATGGATACTGCATATCAGTAGtagacaaaagaaaaagaatctttTTGGAAAAATTGAACGCGTTAGCCTCGCCCCTTAGATACTTATCATATTCCTACACGTGTGTGCTTTACATTCATCCAAAAATTTATCGAAGTACAGTgaagacaaataaaaatattatctcgGCGATGGCTTGATGTGGGGATTACATAAGAAATATAGAAACTTTAGGGCTTAATATCTCGACTTCGATATCGCTAGGCTTCCGTAAAACGTAATTACTTGTATGTTGTATTCTTCTTAACACGTAgctaaaatttgaagaaattcttGAGAAATTCATTTTCTCGGAGAAATACCTTAAAGTGTAATGTTAGATCAGGTATTGGATTTCGGACGTGAAAGTTGATAATATGTTATTCTATTTCGTTCCATCGGGCTTACAAAATACGCGTTATACTCGGTTtagaaacatttttctttttgttgaaaattataGTTATTTATTTGGCCAAACGGTATTTGTAACAATTAAGACGTTTTATAACAATAATTTGATTTACGCAAAGACTAGAAACATGAGACAATAATGTAGAATATGTTAACGTATTTACACTGTTTTACTTATATTCTTTTGTCGGTCTGccaaagaattataaaatacttaACGTAAACtggataaaaagatataaaagtaaaaaacgaaaacgtaaacaaaTTTTCATTGTACTTTATacaaagattttaattaaatttcattaataaagatatgatgtaaaagaaaatagaaataaaattcgttgTTCACTTAAGAGACATTAAATTTCACTTAAATCAAAATTCTGAAGAAAAGACTCGAACAAAACAGAAATGTTCCTGTTCCACAGAGGTAAGCATGTCGTTGTTCAAAGCGCGTGCCGCCCCCAGGTCTCCTACGTCGGAGAAGGTTCTGAACGGTGGATCTCATTACCATAATCATCATAATCAACCAAATGGTAACGAGAACGATCAGGAAGGGTCTGAAGGGACTCATAATCAACAACAAAATGGTAACCAAGAGCAAAGGCGACCTTCTAAAGTACATAAGCCTCCTCTAGTCTTCTACTGTCAACTGGCTCATGGGAGTCCAACAGGATTGATATCAGGATTCAATAACGTACGAGAACTTTACCAGAAAATAGCGGATTGCTATGATATACCAATGGAAGAAGTGAGTCTCCCGTTATTTGGTTCTTTATACTGATTGTatgatagaaataatttatctgCTACTTTAGGTAATAGTGGGTGGGTTGTAAAAGAGACTTGTGTTTTGTTGCTTCtgtgtattaattaataatccatttttataagaattttcTACATGGAATTATTCAAGAATTATTTCTTGCAATTTATGACAGTAATTCCGATGGATAAATAcaaatcttcaaatatttatttgaaaattttcttcgtcACTTGTTGCTATTATAGTAGAAAAATAGCTCCAAAAATTCTTCCTGTGATTTATTTATTCAGTCATGGTGCTCAAATAACACCGCTCTTCATAGGGTGAATATCCCGGATACAGGAAACATCGGTTCCGGGCTGTGGCCTCTGGCCGACCTGGCGGATACCAGGGCTAAGTGTAGCTTTCCGTGTAATAACAGGTTGTAAAAGGCCAGTAGCAGCATTTATTAGCCAAGCTGACCAAGCTGCATATGTAGTGGGTCATTCAAATCGGGGACAGTATTAAACTGACTTCTATAACACCGTTTAAGAACCCTGGTGAAAGTTAACTTGCAGTTAATCGCATTTAAGACATAATTCGCGAAACTTCTAACAATATGCAAATGATGAAAGAAATTAACCATATAGATATTAATACAGTTAGATTTAGATTTCCATTAAAAATGATaactatctttatttttattcaaacgaaaataatttaacttctttcaattattttttactattattttgtTCTTGTTTTACTTTTTGCTACATATAATGTGAAGTACTGGCATATGAAAGGAGAAACGAATGTAGTGGGGAGGAAGTTGCTTTGATGATctggaataataataatataccttTGATACATCTTCCGCGTCTaccataaaatatataaaaattattatacatcttttattatttcagatCCTCTTTTGTACCCTGAATActcacaaaataaaaatgagcgAATTATTGGGAGGCCAGATAGGAGTAGGTGACTTTATATTTGCACACAGAAaaggtaaaattataaattttgaatCATCGACTGTTTTTATCATTGTCgagaacaaaaattaaattttttaaatattaccttTTTTTTGTCGAACCCCTCTTCAACTATCACTAATTTCACTTTTTTTAGGGAGACGTAAAGAGATAGAATTGGTGAAAACGAATGACTCCCTTGGATTAACCATAACCGACAACGGAACAGGTTACGCCTTCATAAAGCGCATCAAAGAAGACTCGATAATCGATAGGATAAAAGTGATCGAAATTGGAGATCACTTGGAAAAAATCAACTCCACCAGTCTAGTTGGCAAACGTCATTTCGAAGTGGCAAAGGTGTTGAAAGAGATCCCTAAGGGAGACACATTCACGCTAAGGCTTGTGGAACCATTGAAAAATGGTTTTGCCAACATTGGTCCACGAGGTGatacgaagaaaggaaaaaaatccGGTTATGGAACTGGAAAGGAAACCCTCAGGTTcaaagctgatggaagtgcacaGATTATAGAAAAGgtaattaattatcaataaaAAGGAGTAAATTATAACATAGATACttacaaaatattcatttcttcTTTGGTTGTTGATTAATAGGTGGATGATGCTGCCACTATAGCCATAGAGAAGATCAACGTTATCCTAGAGAGCTTCATGGGCATTTATGACACGGAATTAGGTATATAGAACCATTCAATAACGTATTACAATATGTTTTAGAAATATTGTTTTTCTAAGTAATGTTTATTggattttcttctttaaatagCTACACAAATTTGGGAGCTTGCAGAGAACAAGCGCAATAGTAGTGAATTTGCAGAAGCAATCGATAATTCGGATTTAGAGGCTTTCGGATTTACGGATGACTTTGTCATTGAGTTATGGGGCGCTGTGACTGATGCCAGAGCTGGAAGACATCGATGATGTCGACGATTATGTCAATTAATAGAACCAAACAAAGAAAGAGCCAAGAGGAACCCTTTTCTATTATTAGCAGCTTAAAATTTGTGCCGTAAAAATGTGGCATGCAGATAACAAttgaattgtaaattaattgtaatagttaacgcttaaaatttgtacaatttatattataaatttatacatatttaaaattatacaaaataaaataataaataaacttgaaaaaattatatatatcttttatcataaaaataaaacaataggaTAAATAAACAAATCCAAAGATTTGAACAAACACCGAATCACTTGACAGTTCATTTATATCATTTGCCAACTATAATGCTAAATAATACAGAGATAAGACAGAAATAAAACAGGAAGAAATAAGTAGTAGATAAGTAAGAGATAAAGTCtaagaaattattacaaaatcatTTTGACTGACGTGTGATATATGGTAATTCTTTCCTTCAGAAATATAGAATGCTTTATCTCGTCCAAATTGTGATCTTTGCATATTCTTGTTATTTGAATCCGAGCCAATAAAAATCAACCAATGACAATCAGAGAAACATGTTATCATGTTATCTATGAAGTTAGTGTCAAGTACTAATGTACTGTTGATTTAACGTTCTGCAAGATTTAACCTACGTTgggagtaaatttttatttcgaaaatgATTTTTGCTACAAGTAGGGTCGGCTGTATATTTTTTCGTGCTAACACGAGatctaaaaataattacaaatatctgAAATTGTCAAGagtatgtaatattaatataaaaatataccgaCTAACCCATACAACCTGTACATTTCTTATTagatgatttatatttttaattgtaatattaattgtatttattgtgaaataaattttgttataaattttgtgatatattttaatgcTAAGTAACTTTTActcttttaatttctatatatataaaactgcgtcatttattcataaaaaagttcatatatttgttatatttattatacttttcttttttaagttaaataaaaatggaataacATTTCTCTTTGCCAGATATGTACAATAAATTTTTCCACAAAAGCTAACATCCCTCAGTTGGAGGAAGATGAACCAAAGTTAAGATCACCGGTAGGAGATGGAAAGGTATTCAAAAGTGTGGACGAAGCTATATCAGACATGCCAGATGGTGCTAAGCTTCTAGTTGGTGGATTTGGACTTTGTGGCATTCCTGAAAACTTAATTGCAGCAGTGTTGAAACAAGGTGCCAAAGATTTAACTGTTGTTTCAAATAATGCAGGAGTTGAAGACTTTGGATTAGGTATACTTTTGAAAGAATGTAGGATTAAGAGAATGATTGCTTCCTATGTTGGTGAAAACCATGAATTTGAAAAACAGTACCTCAGTGGTAAATTGGAAGTTGAATTAACTCCACAGgtaaatattagtaataaaagaatttttaattaaattacaacacaaaaaattatacaataatactTCCAATATATAGGGTACACTGGCAGAACGTATTCGAGCAGGAGGAGCTGGTATTCCAGCCTTCTACACTCCCACAGCATATGGAACGATAGTTCAAGAAGGTAACGTCATTGTGAAATATGATGAAAATGGGAATGCAGAAATATCTGGAGAGCCAAGAGATGTAGCACAGTTCAATGGAAAAAACTATGTCTTGGAAACTGCTATCACAGGAGATTTTGCTCTTATAAAGGCTTGGAAAGCAGACAAAGCTGGAAATTTAGTTTTTCGAAAAGCAGCCAGGAATTTCAACCCAGTGATGTGTAAAGCAGCTAAAATTGCTATTGCAGAAGTAGAAGAAATTGTAGAAATTGGTCAATTGGACCCCGATCATGTTCATTTACCTGGAATTTTTGTGGACAGGATCGTTAAAGGCCCATCATATGAGAAACGCGTGGAGGTGCGTACATATTCTtgtcaatataaatatttcaatactttgaaaaattactaaaattttttgtctctattagaAACGATATACGAAGCAAAATATGAAACCCAAAAAAATAACACCAGCAAGTAAAGCAAGAGATAGAATTATCAGACGAGCTGCGCTTGAATTCAAAGACGGCATGTATGGTgagagatttaaaaaattacaaatatttttaattaaaacacttaaataaatttaaaaaaatttctttttgaaAAACCTTTACTAAATACACCTTTCATAGCTAATCTGGGAATTGGTATACCTATGCTGGCTTGCAATTACATTCCCAAAAATGTAAAAGTAACATTGCAATCTGAGAATGGTATTCTTGGCATGGGTCCATTCCCAGACGAATCAGAACTTGATCCAGACTTAATAAACGCTGGGAAAGAAACAGTTACAGTCGTTCCAGGAGCCTCTTTCTTCAGCAGCGACGAAAGCTTCGCAATGATTCGAGGGTACTTATAGAAaagattgaatattaaatagttTTTTGGTAAAAGATAGTACATTTGAATTTTTCCAGGGGTCATATTAATTTGACGATGCTCGGTGGGATGCAGGTATCAGAGAATGGAGATCTGGCTAACTGGATGATTCCAGGAACTATGGTGAAAGGAATGGGAGGTGCAATGGATTTGGTTTCTGCGGAGAGCACAAAAGTGGTGGTTACTATGGAACATAAAGCTAGAGATGGAAGTCCaaagattttgaaaaattgcaccTTGCCTGTCACAggtaatttttacattttaattcttTGTAAGATAGAAAGAGTTACTCATCCTTTAATTCCAGGTCAACAATGTGTAGACTTAATAATCACGGATATGGCTGTATTTGAAGTAGTTCATGGAGAAGGATTGAAATTGATTGAAATTGCACCAAACATTGATGTCAGTGATATTATTAGTTCTACAGGTTGTGAATTTTCGGTGGCTGACGATCTTAAAGAAATGGGACAAGTGAATTTGGAAAATTGTCAGTAAATACACGTTCCTGAACATTTTTGATCATAaaagatgaatattaaaaaagtttgCTTCGTCTAAATtccgataaaatgaaaataatacttaaaatttttattttctaattgtaaaattataaagtcATACCTTTATCTCTAAGAATTGTAAAGTTTAGTTATAAATGTCATATAAGTGCACTATTTCATGCTATATAGTAGTTAGTTTTCAACGCGGataatgtaattttgtaatatatattctaaagctaaggaaataataaattccaAAAAGAGAACAAGCTCTgcttttatatttctatcgGTCTAAGACCTATAATTAAGGAAATTACTCTCTAAATTTGGCTTTTACTTTTGCTGGAAGTGGTAATAAATATAGAACACTGTTTAATATACTCAGTCCAACAGCAAAAGCCAGAGAAATTAATAAGTTTAAGTCAACATTCAATACTTCTGAAATATTTTCACCTTCACGGGTGAAGCGTTCTATTAAATACGATCTCCCATCTGGATATCTGCACAGCTCTGGTATCCCAGGACACGTGAAGCTTTCATTATAatgcaaatttaaaaatgtaggcACATCAATGGCTAATTGATTTAGAGCCAATGATGCGTACCTAGCAGGTAATGCAGTGGAGACTGCAGCAAGCCAATAAGGCAGGCCTTTCAGACTTCTGATGGCTCCAGATGCAATTACCAAAGACACCAATGTCATGTATAACACCATTATTGCACCTGTAATGGGTCTACCAACTACCATGAACACTGCAACAGTTATTTGTTCTGCTGCCACATAACTGGCCCATAAAACACCACAGGCATAAGCCCAGGTAGACAAGTCTAGCTCTAAAATAGGTGTCAGGATACCAATGGTGATCATGGTAGACACAAAACTTAATGGCAAGCTCAGTAATGCATATGCGGTCAAGAACATAGCTCCACCATATAgaccttctcttttttcttgatAGTATCTAGCCCTATATCCTGGaacttattaattaacaaacgttacataataatagtatatctattaggttgtctgagAAGAGATTGGTCTACATGTCACTTACAGAGGAGAGCTGTGCATGCTATTCCAGCAACATAGAACAGAGTTACTATATTGAAGACAAGACCACTTGTTTGTAGAAATATTCTGGATTGCACAGGAGTCGAATGCGAATACAAAATACACATTAAAGCTATTGAGAATGGTAACAATAATAGTCTGGCAGCAAAGTGCCCTAAGCCAGATTTATTGAAGGCAAATGTCGTTGCCAGACTTCTTCTAAAACGTAAAAGCTATAGTAGTACTATTATTTTGGGAGATAGCATGCATTTgtaaaaatacatacaaataaAGGGCAAACAAAGTGGAGAAACATCCTGGTTTAATTCCACGCCCTAAACCTTTATGCATTATTCCTAAAGATGTATCTTTAATATTGGGTGGCACTTGGGGCGCCTCTTTCATGTAAATAACACCCTCGGCTTTGAACTTTTCAACCAGAACGGATATCTGCTGGTTAGATTCTAAGAAACGATCTCTCGAGCGACGATCGACAGTTGATAAACACACTAAAGTCACCATTATCGCTacttaattaaacaattatttaattattttattcctaTAGATACATACTTACAGTAATACATCAAAGGATTTTCGAGTTCAGGACATGGAAAACCGATATAAGTGAAATAGTCCAACATACTTCTAGTTGGCCCCGAATAGACAACTGCCCCCAAACATAAGAGAGTCACGCGACTCACGAAAGGTAGCACATCCGATCTAGGAGTTTCCATCGTTAGGACAACGATGGATCCTCTTCTAGTTGCGTAAGACCAGAGCATAGACACGATTAAATACGTGTTTAAGGGATCAGTATCCCATGTGGGCTCGTCCAGAAGTAACAACGTAGGATCTTTAGCCAATTGTACGCCCAACATTAATCTTCTGTATTCTGGCTTCGTCAGATCATTTACCGATCTATTTGCAACTTGAGACAAAGCCAGATCAGCTAGAGTTTGTCGAACTCTGGCTTCCCTGTTGTTTAAATTGGCAAGCCATGTGGCATAGGTCAGTGTCTGTCGAACTGTTAGACTAGGTAATAGATGACACCTGTGTGCAACATATCCACCATGTCGTCTAAACAATTCTGGagttaataaattgttatttagGCTGACTCTACCCCTAGTTTCTCCCTCCGCCCTTCCAGCTGAAAGATAAGAAATTTCCGGATGGTTTCTAACACctaattaattacatttgcaCTTAAATCATTATCTTACCGATGACATCGAGCAAAGCTCTCTTTCCAGATCCCTTGGAACCCAAAATCGCTAACACCTCGCCACCGTGAACTCGGGCGGACACATCTCTCAATACAGCAGTAGGTTCTGACTTACTCAAACAACTTCCTTCAATGACCACAGCAGTGGAATGAAACACATTGGAGATATCAAGAGTACAATCCGATGGGATCATCCTGGATCTTTCTGAATTATCTCATAACGACCTTTTGGAGAAGACAAACTTTGTTTCTACTCGACTCGATGGTATACTACAAATCTCGAAGATGAAGTTTTGTTAGAACGGAGAAACAATGGTTCTTCCAGTAAAATAGTATTTGGTCACGGAGATTGCACTCCAGGAAAGCACGTAGAATGGACAAAACGATGTATAAACTGGCACTGCGGCTAGAGAAGTGAACATCGCATGTAAAACGTAACCATCGGTAAGGATACCTGGCTGGGAGTTGGCTTCACGAGGTGAATGTCTCCTTTGAGACGAGTTTGGTGGGAGGAAGGTAGCATCAGTGGTAGCTCAAGGGTGTACTTGTTAATTTCAATCCCCAGTTCCCTTCCCAGTCTCCAGAATTACacacaaaagaaaaatcttcTCTCAAATAACTTTATCTGTAACTACTAATCTTTAACAAGCATTCGCAACTTTATATATGGAATTTTATCCTAATCGAAAGTAGATTTAAACACCTTTTCAATTATAGTAAATCATCCCTAAATGCTTTGTAGATACTGGTAATAATGGAACGTAAttacaaataagaaaaaaggcAGAAATAATATTCAACCAGCTTCATACTGATGTAATTAGAAGTCAGGGGTCAGATTTTTGGTAGGTACGCTATTGCGAACTTGAAAGACCAACAAGGAAGGAAGGGAATACAGAGAGGGGGTTTCGTTGGAGGTTCGGAAGGCAAGTCTGTCAGAAGGCAGCGTTTAGAAAAGGCTTCTCGGCGTTGGACATACCGATGCCATTGCGGTATCGCGATCACGGATCGGGTGATGCGTTCGCGGGCTCCGTCGTGCGATTCCTGAGCTGACGAACACAGTGTTTGTCTTTAAAATTCCCGTTCAAAGTTATCAGGAGGAACCAGACGAAAAAGAGGAGACCAAGAGCAATCGGCGGAATGGAGAAGCAGCATCACCTTGACTCAACCAGGCTCGCTTGAAAGCTCATCCTGAATACCGGTGGTGAGTCATTGTCATGAAGAATCTCCGGGAACGTATCAGGTTTCGTGGCACGCGCAATTCCTGACGTGCCTCCTTCTCGCACATGAACACTATTTTTGTAGAAAAGATCGTCGAACAATTACCTATTGTTTGTTTGTTGTCCCTCCgcgtaaaaataataatagagagAACCATGATTCATGGGTAGTTGCAACATTTTTTACTCAAGTACCCCAAGATGCTATTACGACAGAGGAGAAGTCATATATGATCGAATTCTTGTTAGAcaaggaaaaaagggaaaatataAACGGTTGGCACAATCCCGTGATCAGTCATGGTTCAACGACTGGGAACCTGATTTTGCATAATGAGAAAGGTTTACCTGGTACCGGTGAAAGCCGCAAATTAGGAACTATTTTtcttaaagaaaattattttttatctatccgtgaatttttctttaaatcagTCGCTTATGAAACACTGGGTGGCTCTGCCTAGCGAAGAAAAGGAACTAAAAGAGCGTGGTTAATATTCCGTGGCCATACTTTCCTTCTAATGATTTTCATTTCACTGTCGATGCTTTCACTAGCTTGATAATGCTGTCATAATGGTTTGTAGAATGATATGATAAATTATCTTAAATATTAACTGTTAATTACCCTATTTACGTCCTTGTGAATGCAGTCTTTAATTGTCATAATTTTTAATGGCTGAAAACAAAGTTGAGAGTACGAATAGAATAAAGTTTGAGCTGAATCAGCTACGGTTTTTCGCGATGGCTTTATGGGGTTGGAAGATACTTTGAACGGTTTAGCGACGACGCTACTATCCAGAGATTTCAATGAGCGCACAAGACATGTACTTCAGCACTTTTCCACGTGCCATGGACGGCACTGTGGCTgatttgcaattttaattaagCCTCTCTCGCAGTAGACAGGCGTACCCCTATAGAATATTGAAAAACGCGGCAACACTGACCTCGGTGTACGCCTCCATAAAGCGTCCCATACTCCATCGCGTGGCTCAATGGCGGAACGAATACAAATAATCGAATTCTTCCGAAGTAAACataagatattaaaaaagacTGGTGTAGAATTTTGATTAGTCTTTTTGTTCACGAAAGTATATAGTGAAAGGTATATAAAACAAATGAATTGTTAGATCAGCTCCTTTTGACACCTTCTTTCATTCAGGGAATCAAATAAAATGctaaaataattcttaaataaaattgctaaaagaaTTCTCGTTGAATCAATAAGAAAATTTTTGAACCGTATTcttgaaatattctaatatgaGATATTTTATGCGATAAAAAAGCGTACTTAGCCAGCAGAATCTAATTTCAGTTCCAAAGCATGCTGGTACTTTTATCGTTTCTGATGACATTAGTGTCAAGGTTCGTTGCCTGATCGATGCACTAATTCATCTGATAATACGGTGGACTTTCTACAGTTTGTTGCACGTGGTATCCAGGCCACACTTTATTAAGACACACTGTCTGTCACGTGTATACGAGATCGAGAGGCACGATCGTAGAAATCGGTGCGTGGGACAATCTCACAGCCAGCGGAAGAGATTTCGAAACCGGAGTATCGTTTCCCTAAACTATCCAAGTCGGCCAGGCTACTGGAAAACTGCATAGTTCATAGACTGCAAAAAAGAGTGTGTATATCAGTTACGTGTGTCATTGGATAATGTAACGATCTAATAACATCTTCATTGAAAATAGtttgaaatataagaaattgtTCTTATGAGAAATTAGACACTAGAGAAGAGGGTACCATTATAATCGAAAACAAATTATAGTAATTGGGAAAGATGAAATAACACTTATTAGATATCAAGTAACGAGGAAGTAATTAATCCTTCGTCATAAAGTGTTCCTTCTCTCGAGTTTCACCATAGTAAGAACCGCTTGTTAGCCTAGTCTCCCATAATCCTCTAAATCTATGGGAACACAAACGGCGACAAGGACTGAAACTGGCAATACagtcatttaaaaaaaagaaaaggaaataaaggaGAAGGAGCAACAGAGAAGAATGTTATCAGCTCATCAAGTTACATACACGCTCATGATAGATAATCCATTTAACGTGGTCGCTCTGCTGGCACATAACTATCGCTTTTCATCACGAAAGCCTAATGCCCAGTGGATTGAAAAGTGAATTTGCATGTAGTTCAGTGGTTGACGGTGAAAATCACCGAGCCGTCCAACATATATTAATTAAGTATCAGCTTCCACACGGGACTGGGATTATACTCTACTGAACCTGAGATATGTCGACGCTTTTCACTAAGTGTAACCAGAAACTTTTGTACCTAGAGGAAacaggaataaaaagaaaaatatatggcGGCCAGTTTGATACAACTGTTGCAGAAACGGGATATGCAAATGAACAGTTAACTCGAATACAAGATAGTTATTTGGCTCTAAAAAAACAAGCTTGTACGCGACGTTACGTAAATCGTAGGGTAACATTACGGTCGATGATCGCAACTTACTGGTTCATTATACATTAGCCAAAGAGAAATCTATACGAATATGAATTCGTCGGGGAATTTCTAGTTGTGTCCTGGCAATGATTAAACAAGTGACAGGTGGCAAATGGCTTTCCATACGGGTACACGTACCTGTTTTTAAACGATAAGActggaatattcaaagaattACCATCTTATAATCCTATTTTACAAAAACTTAGTCGGTGGTGTTATGCAAAATAAACcgtagaatttgaaaattcaatttgatttaTGGAAATCCAAGTTTGATTCCTTCGGAGGAATCTGTAGGTAGATGATGGAGCAGAGCAGCTGGACGACTATGGAGAGCAATGATTAGCAGTGGAAATAACGTAGAATCTTGGCTACCTTCGGCCATACCGTTACTCGATGACGAGTAAAAATCTCAGCTGATGTCGAAGACGCGGGGAGAACAGTTTCGTGGGTAAAGAAGATCCATTACCCAATAATAATCACCTGCTTGCTAGCCTTTAATTTAACCATCATCAACAATTTTTATGTAATGTGGAAATCTATCAAGAAACTGTTCATCTGTAAATACctgcaaagaaagaaagaggacaaACTGATCAGACTGGCTAGGTCATAGAAAAATAACAGAGAAACGTCTTTTGTTTGAGGAAGCTGCTGAAAAGATGCTCGGTTTCGTTCAAACACACGGCAAGTGAGTCAACAACTAACGGGAAAGCAATTGGCAGACGAAAAAAATGTCATGATGGCATCTGACGTGGACCAATGCCGTTTGCATGGACCACCCGATATAAAAGATCGTTATCTCAAACTGCTATTTTATTGCACCTATTAATCCTTATTACTCGACTTTCCAAATGATTTGTTAGGCTCTGTTGATTCATTAAAGTATTTAGAATAATATCATCATaaaactgcggatttttatgcaaatttatatcttcaTAGATACAATCAAAAGCGTAGGAGCTATACAGACATGTGATATAcctattaaatatcataaaaagtAGTAAACTTTGGATACTTTGTTTctgcattctatgcatttttgtatctttaaatttcttataattgcATACAAATCCGCAATCTAGTCATTATTCTGAGTTATAATTCACAGTGTTTAAAATCTTTATAAAtgactaatttgaaaaatttgtgaGAATGgattattataagaaataagaatatatGATATAAAGTAGTAAATGTAAGCTCTAGCTATCACTTTAATAAGTTTGATCAAATAATAGAACAAATTATTGTTTCACTAATCTCAATCCAATATTTATGGTATAGGGAATATCATCTTatcaatttttaacaaaaatcaaTGATACAATGATGGTATTTGAAAAATACTTCAATTCGAAATTCCAACACAGGATACAATTTTaccaaaaatttcaataaaaattctgtGTTAACGAGTAACCaatgaaatttatagaaaataaaagaatgtttaatatgaaatttttatcctTGA from Bombus terrestris chromosome 16, iyBomTerr1.2, whole genome shotgun sequence encodes the following:
- the LOC100648840 gene encoding ATP-binding cassette sub-family G member 5 isoform X2; the protein is MIPSDCTLDISNVFHSTAVVIEGSCLSKSEPTAVLRDVSARVHGGEVLAILGSKGSGKRALLDVIAGRAEGETRGRVSLNNNLLTPELFRRHGGYVAHRCHLLPSLTVRQTLTYATWLANLNNREARVRQTLADLALSQVANRSVNDLTKPEYRRLMLGVQLAKDPTLLLLDEPTWDTDPLNTYLIVSMLWSYATRRGSIVVLTMETPRSDVLPFVSRVTLLCLGAVVYSGPTRSMLDYFTYIGFPCPELENPLMYYLCLSTVDRRSRDRFLESNQQISVLVEKFKAEGVIYMKEAPQVPPNIKDTSLGIMHKGLGRGIKPGCFSTLFALYLSLATTFAFNKSGLGHFAARLLLLPFSIALMCILYSHSTPVQSRIFLQTSGLVFNIVTLFYVAGIACTALLFPGYRARYYQEKREGLYGGAMFLTAYALLSLPLSFVSTMITIGILTPILELDLSTWAYACGVLWASYVAAEQITVAVFMVVGRPITGAIMVLYMTLVSLVIASGAIRSLKGLPYWLAAVSTALPARYASLALNQLAIDVPTFLNLHYNESFTCPGIPELCRYPDGRSYLIERFTREGENISEVLNVDLNLLISLAFAVGLSILNSVLYLLPLPAKVKAKFRE
- the LOC100648840 gene encoding ATP-binding cassette sub-family G member 5 isoform X1, yielding MIPSDCTLDISNVFHSTAVVIEGSCLSKSEPTAVLRDVSARVHGGEVLAILGSKGSGKRALLDVIAGRAEGETRGRVSLNNNLLTPELFRRHGGYVAHRCHLLPSLTVRQTLTYATWLANLNNREARVRQTLADLALSQVANRSVNDLTKPEYRRLMLGVQLAKDPTLLLLDEPTWDTDPLNTYLIVSMLWSYATRRGSIVVLTMETPRSDVLPFVSRVTLLCLGAVVYSGPTRSMLDYFTYIGFPCPELENPLMYYLCLSTVDRRSRDRFLESNQQISVLVEKFKAEGVIYMKEAPQVPPNIKDTSLGIMHKGLGRGIKPGCFSTLFALYLRSLATTFAFNKSGLGHFAARLLLLPFSIALMCILYSHSTPVQSRIFLQTSGLVFNIVTLFYVAGIACTALLFPGYRARYYQEKREGLYGGAMFLTAYALLSLPLSFVSTMITIGILTPILELDLSTWAYACGVLWASYVAAEQITVAVFMVVGRPITGAIMVLYMTLVSLVIASGAIRSLKGLPYWLAAVSTALPARYASLALNQLAIDVPTFLNLHYNESFTCPGIPELCRYPDGRSYLIERFTREGENISEVLNVDLNLLISLAFAVGLSILNSVLYLLPLPAKVKAKFRE